In a single window of the Atlantibacter hermannii genome:
- a CDS encoding Predicted membrane protein, whose amino-acid sequence MSYFFVTTLQAFLLIALLCGVNGVRRTATLRPLVWISLLAVALGGWLGLQLPTNQTLQLALTGVEIVVLLLFLATWRLPSTRLGYVWYGVLIGGAARHWVQDPNLGALTTTHVLNTDLLLNLTALVGAFALLALAGVLCAMLLRRMPRAQWPTAVLAAALLLVPLAGDLLLLLMKLQVLPLTKSLLSFVSRVTNNAPWFNWAGAALLLALAFGWLPELLRRRAIRRQTPEPIPHRLASARYLGARRLLMSTIATAVLIAAGQLYWDQVASQPPRLSEAKPVTLQKDGNVHIPIEQVRDGKLHRFVWVADDGKAVRFFVINRYPDKLRLGVVFDACLLCGDQGYVMEGNQVICVACGVHIFIPSIGKAGGCNPVPVEDWKTDNNELTLSKASLEAGVNYFSTVISMKVTDPVNGATLTNDKAEYKFSYGGKTWFFASEANYNRFRAAPEQFVPDVKEE is encoded by the coding sequence ATGAGTTACTTTTTTGTCACGACCCTGCAGGCGTTTTTATTGATCGCGCTGCTGTGCGGGGTGAACGGGGTTCGGCGCACGGCGACGCTGCGCCCGCTGGTATGGATAAGCCTCCTGGCCGTGGCGCTGGGGGGATGGCTGGGCCTGCAACTGCCGACTAACCAGACGCTCCAGCTTGCGCTGACCGGCGTGGAAATCGTCGTGCTGCTGCTGTTTCTGGCGACCTGGCGTCTGCCGTCCACCCGGCTGGGCTATGTCTGGTACGGCGTGCTCATTGGCGGCGCGGCCCGGCACTGGGTGCAGGACCCCAATCTCGGCGCGTTGACCACTACGCATGTGCTCAATACCGATCTGCTGCTCAACCTTACCGCGCTGGTGGGCGCATTTGCGCTGCTGGCGCTGGCGGGCGTGCTGTGCGCTATGCTGCTGCGCCGGATGCCGCGCGCCCAGTGGCCGACGGCTGTCCTGGCTGCCGCGTTATTGCTGGTGCCGCTGGCGGGGGATTTACTGCTGTTGCTGATGAAGCTCCAGGTCCTGCCGCTCACCAAATCGCTGCTGAGTTTTGTCTCCCGCGTTACCAACAACGCCCCGTGGTTTAACTGGGCGGGCGCTGCGCTACTGCTGGCGCTGGCGTTTGGCTGGCTGCCGGAGCTGCTGCGCCGCCGCGCTATCAGGCGGCAAACCCCGGAACCGATTCCCCATCGTCTCGCCAGCGCCCGTTATCTCGGTGCGCGCCGGTTACTGATGAGCACCATCGCCACCGCGGTACTGATTGCCGCCGGGCAACTTTACTGGGATCAGGTGGCTTCTCAGCCGCCACGTCTCTCCGAGGCCAAACCGGTCACGCTGCAAAAAGACGGCAACGTCCACATTCCCATCGAGCAGGTACGCGACGGCAAACTGCACCGTTTTGTCTGGGTGGCCGACGACGGGAAGGCCGTGCGCTTTTTCGTGATCAACCGTTACCCGGACAAACTGCGTCTCGGCGTGGTATTTGACGCCTGCCTGTTGTGCGGCGACCAGGGTTACGTGATGGAAGGCAATCAGGTGATCTGCGTGGCCTGCGGGGTGCATATTTTTATTCCATCCATTGGCAAAGCGGGCGGTTGTAATCCGGTGCCGGTTGAAGACTGGAAAACCGATAATAACGAACTCACCCTGAGCAAAGCCTCGCTGGAAGCAGGCGTGAACTACTTCTCTACCGTGATCAGCATGAAGGTCACCGATCCGGTTAACGGCGCAACACTCACCAACGACAAGGCCGAGTACAAATTCAGCTACGGCGGGAAAACCTGGTTCTTTGCCTCCGAAGCCAACTACAACCGTTTTCGCGCCGCGCCGGAGCAATTCGTGCCGGACGTGAAGGAGGAGTAA
- the tpd gene encoding Pathogen-specific membrane antigen produces MTIKKSLIASAVIAGMFTAPAAFAFKEYPAGEPITMNEMELAAVYLQPIDMEPRGMGLPAAKADIHLEADIHAVEGNKNGFGAGEWIPFLTINYTLVNTDTGAKQEGTFMPMVASDGPHYGANIKMMGVGNYKVTYHIDPPSKAGMHRHTDGETGVGRWWKPFDVSYEFKYVGLN; encoded by the coding sequence ATGACCATCAAGAAGAGCCTGATTGCCAGTGCCGTGATTGCCGGAATGTTTACCGCACCGGCGGCGTTTGCCTTTAAAGAATACCCGGCGGGTGAGCCGATCACCATGAACGAAATGGAGCTGGCGGCGGTTTACCTGCAGCCGATCGACATGGAGCCGCGCGGCATGGGCCTGCCGGCCGCCAAGGCGGATATCCATCTTGAAGCGGATATTCACGCGGTGGAAGGCAACAAAAACGGTTTCGGCGCGGGTGAGTGGATCCCGTTCCTGACCATTAACTACACCCTGGTAAACACCGATACCGGCGCGAAACAGGAAGGCACCTTCATGCCGATGGTCGCCAGCGATGGCCCGCACTACGGCGCGAACATCAAAATGATGGGCGTGGGCAACTACAAAGTCACTTACCACATCGATCCGCCGTCCAAAGCGGGGATGCACCGTCACACCGATGGCGAAACCGGCGTGGGCCGCTGGTGGAAGCCGTTTGACGTGAGCTACGAGTTTAAATACGTCGGGCTGAACTGA
- the efeU gene encoding putative outer membrane protein,putative Iron permease FTR1 family: protein MRSFLIAICGLLFSTLAWSATHYSPYINDIKTRLDKTAALYQQQNVNDARREVQMAYFEVFENLEGPIRINISAQKSYQMESAFGEIRQMIGEGKPVTDVQGKIDWLKNELDQVEPVLDGGHKLVAEQQHDAYSNGDIAHYWQQSFQTIDDLLAQAVTQYQEGQYAAASQSVQQAHYQGFKNSEMEMSVRKNRSAQQAAAINQQFTTLISLTAKPDNLNDVAYGVTTLLQDIEDVLPGLPTTRDTQAVSAPQNGAAPAAKTANSDQADWGTITASINSSLKEAIAVYSDGNVQDGMMAVQDTYFDLFEASGMENKVGSRDVAFKTQLEGHFTRLVSLMKAGQPQAALNAEAQALAQDLQKAVSLLGEGEKTQWSLLLYSLMIIVREGLEALLIVAAIVAYMVKNNHQDKLPLIRQSVVVALVCSVITAVIFQLLFTNSGASRELLEGVTMLIAVFMLFSMSYWLLSKVEARHWKAWLEGKLSHSLSRGSLIGLWMTSFLAVYREGAETVLFYYALVGDASNVSGHLAILAGFAIGCVLLLVAWLVMRYSVVKLPLKPFFMFTGSFMYLMAFVFAGKGVLELIEGKLFQPTLLPGMPEIGWLGIYPYVETLLPQAALLVAALIALVVMQRRGEPVSGQNIIKSKP, encoded by the coding sequence ATGCGTTCATTCCTCATTGCCATTTGCGGTTTATTATTCAGCACGCTGGCGTGGTCAGCGACCCATTACTCTCCTTATATCAACGACATTAAAACGCGCCTCGATAAGACCGCCGCGCTGTATCAACAGCAGAATGTCAATGACGCCCGCCGCGAAGTGCAGATGGCCTATTTCGAGGTATTTGAAAATCTTGAAGGCCCGATCCGCATTAATATTTCTGCGCAAAAAAGCTACCAGATGGAGAGCGCATTCGGCGAAATTCGCCAGATGATCGGCGAGGGGAAACCGGTCACCGACGTGCAGGGCAAAATCGACTGGCTGAAGAACGAACTGGACCAGGTTGAGCCGGTGCTGGACGGCGGCCACAAACTGGTGGCGGAACAGCAACACGACGCCTACTCCAACGGCGACATTGCCCATTACTGGCAGCAAAGTTTCCAGACCATTGACGATCTGCTGGCCCAGGCGGTCACGCAGTATCAGGAAGGGCAGTACGCGGCCGCCAGTCAGAGCGTTCAGCAGGCGCATTATCAGGGCTTCAAAAATTCAGAAATGGAAATGTCGGTGCGCAAAAACCGTTCTGCGCAACAGGCCGCCGCCATTAACCAACAGTTCACCACGCTTATCAGCCTGACCGCGAAACCGGACAATCTGAACGACGTCGCCTATGGCGTGACCACCCTGTTGCAGGATATTGAGGATGTGCTTCCCGGCCTGCCGACGACCCGCGACACCCAGGCCGTCAGCGCGCCGCAAAACGGCGCTGCGCCAGCGGCGAAAACCGCGAACTCGGATCAGGCCGACTGGGGCACAATCACCGCCAGCATCAACAGCAGCCTGAAGGAAGCCATCGCCGTCTACAGCGACGGCAACGTGCAGGACGGCATGATGGCGGTGCAGGACACCTATTTCGATCTGTTCGAAGCCAGCGGCATGGAGAACAAAGTGGGCTCCCGCGACGTGGCCTTTAAAACCCAGCTCGAAGGACACTTCACCCGCCTGGTCAGCCTGATGAAAGCCGGGCAGCCGCAAGCGGCGCTCAACGCCGAAGCGCAGGCGCTGGCGCAGGATCTGCAAAAAGCAGTCTCACTGCTTGGCGAGGGCGAGAAAACCCAGTGGAGCCTGTTGCTGTACAGCCTGATGATCATCGTGCGTGAAGGGCTGGAAGCGCTGCTCATCGTGGCCGCCATCGTGGCGTATATGGTGAAAAATAACCATCAGGACAAACTGCCGTTAATCCGCCAGTCGGTTGTCGTGGCGCTGGTGTGCAGCGTGATCACGGCGGTGATCTTCCAGTTGCTGTTCACCAACTCCGGTGCGAGCCGCGAACTGCTGGAAGGCGTCACCATGCTGATCGCCGTGTTTATGCTGTTCTCCATGAGCTACTGGCTGCTATCCAAAGTGGAAGCGCGCCACTGGAAGGCCTGGCTCGAAGGCAAACTCTCTCACTCCCTGAGCCGCGGTTCGCTGATTGGCCTGTGGATGACCAGTTTCCTGGCGGTCTATCGCGAAGGCGCGGAAACCGTGCTGTTCTACTACGCGCTGGTGGGTGACGCCAGCAATGTCTCCGGTCATCTGGCGATCCTCGCCGGATTCGCTATCGGCTGCGTACTGTTGCTGGTGGCCTGGCTGGTGATGCGTTATTCGGTGGTCAAACTGCCGCTGAAGCCGTTCTTTATGTTTACCGGCAGCTTTATGTACCTGATGGCGTTTGTCTTCGCCGGGAAAGGGGTACTGGAGCTGATTGAAGGCAAACTGTTCCAGCCTACGTTACTGCCTGGCATGCCGGAAATCGGCTGGCTTGGCATCTACCCCTATGTCGAAACCTTGTTACCGCAGGCCGCTTTACTGGTCGCCGCGCTGATCGCCCTGGTGGTGATGCAGCGGCGCGGGGAGCCGGTATCCGGGCAAAACATCATAAAAAGCAAACCTTAA
- the snaA gene encoding Pristinamycin IIA synthase subunit A → MTRQIKLGAFLPGGGQHVSAWRHPDQPADGATSFEFHKQLALTAERGLFDAYFLADGLAIPAKGGTEGGRAKIAGFEPVTLFSALAPLTKHIGFIATASTTYEEPYNTARKFASLDLISQGRAGVECGDHRHRSGSGKFQS, encoded by the coding sequence ATGACCAGACAAATTAAACTTGGCGCATTTCTTCCGGGCGGTGGTCAACATGTGTCAGCCTGGCGTCATCCCGATCAACCCGCTGATGGGGCGACCAGTTTTGAATTCCATAAACAACTGGCGCTGACTGCGGAACGCGGCCTGTTTGACGCCTACTTTCTGGCTGATGGCCTGGCGATACCTGCCAAAGGCGGCACCGAAGGCGGCCGGGCGAAAATCGCCGGATTCGAACCGGTGACGCTGTTTTCCGCACTGGCACCGCTCACCAAACATATCGGCTTTATTGCCACCGCCTCCACCACCTATGAAGAGCCCTACAACACGGCGCGTAAATTCGCCTCGCTGGATCTGATTTCCCAGGGCCGTGCCGGGGTGGAATGTGGTGACCACCGCCACCGAAGCGGCAGCGGTAAATTTCAATCTTGA
- the ntaA gene encoding putative alkanesulfonate monooxygenase: MTTATEAAAVNFNLDQQHPHDYRYARAQEHVEVVKKLWDSFEDDAFIRDKASGQFIDPDKVHTADHVGKYFKVKGPLNVPRSPQGHPVIVQAGQSENGRELAAASAEVIFTSHQHLSSAQAFYRDIKSRARALGRRPEHILVMPGVAPFVGRTEEEAREKYRSLTSLILEEDGLALLNGLTGGTLNLADYDPDGPLPPLPATEGMKSRQALIRQIADEHQFTIRELYQWIATARGHFTVVGTAEQVADTLQEWFENEAADGFNILPPYLPGALNDFIDLVIPELQKRGLFRTAYEGTTLRENLGLPHPVNRYSILRNSKVA; this comes from the coding sequence GTGACCACCGCCACCGAAGCGGCAGCGGTAAATTTCAATCTTGACCAGCAGCATCCTCATGATTACCGCTACGCACGAGCGCAAGAGCACGTAGAGGTGGTGAAAAAGCTGTGGGACAGCTTTGAAGATGATGCCTTTATTCGTGATAAAGCCTCCGGACAGTTTATTGACCCCGACAAAGTGCATACCGCCGATCACGTGGGTAAATACTTTAAAGTGAAAGGCCCGCTGAATGTGCCGCGTTCTCCCCAGGGTCACCCGGTGATCGTCCAGGCAGGACAATCGGAAAATGGCCGTGAACTGGCGGCCGCCAGCGCCGAAGTGATCTTCACGTCGCACCAGCATCTTTCCAGCGCCCAGGCGTTTTACCGCGACATTAAATCCCGCGCCAGAGCACTGGGCCGCCGCCCGGAACATATTCTGGTGATGCCGGGCGTGGCGCCGTTTGTGGGCCGCACCGAGGAAGAGGCCCGGGAAAAATATCGCAGCCTGACATCGCTCATTCTGGAAGAAGACGGGCTGGCCCTGCTTAACGGCCTGACCGGCGGTACCCTGAACCTTGCCGATTACGATCCTGATGGCCCGCTGCCGCCGCTGCCCGCAACGGAGGGTATGAAGTCGCGCCAGGCGCTGATCCGCCAGATCGCCGACGAGCACCAGTTTACGATTCGCGAACTGTACCAGTGGATTGCCACCGCGCGCGGTCATTTCACCGTTGTCGGAACCGCCGAACAGGTCGCCGATACCCTCCAGGAATGGTTTGAAAACGAAGCCGCCGACGGTTTCAACATCCTGCCGCCGTATCTGCCGGGCGCGCTGAACGATTTTATCGATCTGGTGATCCCCGAACTGCAAAAGCGTGGCCTGTTCCGCACCGCGTATGAAGGCACCACCCTGCGCGAAAACTTAGGGCTGCCGCATCCGGTCAACCGCTATTCGATTCTGCGCAACAGCAAAGTGGCATAA
- the ssuC_2 gene encoding aliphatic sulfonates transport permease, with the protein MIPPLDNIVIALWNGISSGALLDDIAISLQRAGLAFFSAVAIGIPLGLFMGQIRPLERALDPLLQLFRQTSALALYPVFILLFGLGESSKVFVIFWAALFPVLLATISGVKEVDPKLLEMAKTFGARRLTVFRRVIVPASVPSIFVGLRLSATTALLLLIAAEMIGANKGIGFQVMNAQYNFQIPMMFAAIFLLAFLGLMANRILVLLQRRLCRWNTHNQ; encoded by the coding sequence GTGATCCCGCCGCTGGATAATATCGTTATCGCCTTGTGGAACGGTATCAGCTCGGGCGCGCTGCTGGATGATATCGCCATCAGCCTGCAACGCGCCGGTCTGGCGTTCTTCTCGGCGGTGGCAATCGGGATCCCGCTCGGGCTGTTTATGGGGCAAATCCGCCCGCTGGAGCGGGCGCTGGACCCGTTATTGCAGCTGTTCCGCCAGACATCAGCCCTGGCGCTGTATCCGGTGTTCATTCTGCTGTTCGGGTTGGGTGAAAGTTCCAAGGTGTTCGTGATCTTCTGGGCCGCGCTGTTTCCGGTGCTGCTGGCTACCATCAGCGGCGTCAAAGAGGTGGACCCAAAACTGCTGGAGATGGCGAAAACCTTCGGCGCGCGGCGGTTGACGGTCTTCCGTCGGGTGATCGTCCCCGCGTCGGTGCCGTCGATCTTCGTCGGGCTGCGCCTGTCTGCCACAACCGCCCTGCTGCTGCTGATTGCCGCCGAGATGATCGGTGCCAACAAAGGCATCGGCTTCCAGGTAATGAATGCGCAATACAACTTCCAAATCCCCATGATGTTCGCCGCTATTTTTCTGCTGGCTTTTTTAGGGCTGATGGCGAACCGCATTCTGGTTCTGCTGCAACGCCGTTTGTGTCGCTGGAATACCCATAACCAGTAA
- the ssuA gene encoding putative aliphatic sulfonates binding protein precursor has protein sequence MKKRLAFIAALAFASVSFSSLAQDTVTLRYLASYGGISAHELADALGYFKGTGVTLENKGYASGGPESLFALASGSVDIGSAATPAVLNAIASGNKFVAAYPTNGIDNTTKSIFYVREDSPIRSVKDLAGKSVAINTLGAHLDYTLREALRQAGLPQNAAKPVAVPGPQLEQVLRSGQVDVAAFGYWQTTFEGVARSHGGLRPVFNDTDVLGEIAGGFTVLREDFVKEHPDAAKTFVRESARALDYAREHPQEVRDIMAKELKARGENPDVARYFTGYGVRPGGHAEDRDVQYWIDILERDGALGKGQIQVTHVLFNAQ, from the coding sequence ATGAAAAAACGCCTCGCCTTCATCGCCGCGCTCGCTTTTGCCAGCGTCAGTTTTTCTTCTCTGGCCCAGGACACCGTCACGTTGCGCTATCTGGCCAGCTATGGCGGTATTTCCGCCCATGAACTGGCTGACGCGCTGGGTTATTTCAAAGGAACCGGCGTGACGCTTGAAAATAAAGGCTACGCCAGCGGCGGCCCGGAATCGCTGTTCGCGCTGGCGTCCGGCAGCGTGGATATCGGTTCTGCCGCCACCCCGGCGGTGCTGAACGCCATCGCCAGCGGTAACAAATTCGTCGCCGCCTACCCGACAAACGGCATCGATAACACCACGAAGTCCATCTTTTATGTGCGCGAAGACAGCCCAATCAGGAGCGTGAAGGATCTGGCCGGGAAATCCGTCGCCATCAATACCCTGGGCGCGCATCTGGATTACACCCTGCGGGAAGCCCTGCGCCAGGCGGGCTTGCCGCAAAACGCCGCGAAGCCGGTGGCGGTCCCCGGTCCGCAGCTTGAGCAAGTGCTGCGTTCCGGTCAGGTGGATGTGGCGGCGTTCGGTTACTGGCAAACCACCTTTGAAGGCGTGGCCCGCAGCCACGGCGGCCTGCGCCCGGTATTTAACGATACGGACGTATTAGGCGAGATCGCAGGCGGGTTTACCGTACTGCGTGAAGATTTCGTTAAAGAGCATCCCGATGCGGCGAAAACCTTCGTCCGGGAGTCGGCCCGCGCACTGGATTACGCCCGCGAGCATCCCCAGGAAGTGCGCGACATCATGGCGAAAGAGCTGAAAGCGCGCGGTGAAAACCCTGACGTGGCCCGCTACTTTACCGGCTACGGGGTAAGGCCCGGCGGTCATGCAGAGGACCGCGATGTTCAGTACTGGATCGACATCCTTGAGCGCGACGGCGCACTGGGCAAAGGTCAGATCCAGGTCACCCACGTTTTATTCAATGCCCAGTGA
- the ssuB gene encoding putative ABC transporter: MTSTTAIRRGEVSVQRMHKSFSLNGEPFDVFRDVTLHIRAGQSIAIVGPSGCGKTTLLRILAGLEEPDAGEVLIDGHAVHGLSRERAVIFQEPRLLPWLSVLDNVSFGLDVQGVPKREAQARAREALALVGLSEFENAWPRQLSGGMAQRVGIARALTVQPEILLLDEPLGALDAMTKITMQEELARIWAEENVTMILVTHDLEEAIYLADRVLVLPKHKGGEIRFIDVTLPRPRQRSQREFVALRQQLMAEFGLH; the protein is encoded by the coding sequence ATGACGAGCACAACCGCTATCCGCCGCGGCGAAGTGTCCGTGCAGCGCATGCATAAATCCTTTTCTCTCAACGGTGAGCCTTTCGACGTGTTTCGCGATGTGACGCTGCATATCCGTGCCGGGCAAAGCATCGCCATTGTCGGACCCAGTGGCTGCGGCAAGACCACGCTGCTGCGCATCCTCGCCGGGCTGGAGGAGCCCGACGCAGGTGAAGTGCTGATTGACGGTCACGCCGTGCACGGCCTGAGCCGCGAACGGGCGGTGATTTTTCAGGAGCCGCGCCTGCTGCCGTGGCTATCGGTGCTGGACAATGTCAGCTTTGGGCTCGATGTTCAGGGCGTACCCAAACGTGAGGCGCAGGCGCGTGCCCGTGAGGCGCTCGCGCTGGTCGGGCTTAGCGAGTTCGAAAATGCCTGGCCGCGCCAGTTGTCCGGCGGGATGGCCCAGCGCGTGGGTATCGCCAGAGCCCTAACCGTCCAGCCGGAAATTTTGCTGCTGGATGAGCCGCTGGGGGCGCTGGACGCCATGACAAAAATCACCATGCAGGAAGAGCTGGCGCGCATCTGGGCCGAAGAAAACGTGACCATGATTTTAGTCACGCACGATCTGGAAGAAGCGATTTATCTTGCCGATCGGGTTCTGGTGTTGCCGAAGCATAAAGGCGGGGAAATCCGCTTTATTGACGTGACCCTGCCGCGCCCACGCCAGCGGAGCCAGCGCGAATTCGTGGCGCTCCGCCAGCAGTTAATGGCGGAATTTGGTTTGCACTGA